A section of the Roseivirga sp. BDSF3-8 genome encodes:
- a CDS encoding rhodanese-like domain-containing protein codes for MRSLILPAVLVGCLLTAGCQQQASKAEGTEGISTTIIPHEALPVKVAKPEEFAGLLADETDAQIVDVRTEGEYSSGHLAGSMNINIASPDFHGEVSKLDTERKIYVYCAIGGRSARAAEMMANMGYEVVDMNGGITAWKSEGRETTTE; via the coding sequence ATGAGAAGTTTGATTCTGCCAGCGGTACTTGTGGGCTGTTTACTTACTGCGGGCTGTCAGCAGCAGGCGTCTAAAGCCGAGGGCACCGAAGGCATTTCCACCACTATTATTCCCCACGAGGCTTTACCTGTAAAGGTGGCGAAACCGGAGGAGTTTGCCGGTCTGCTGGCAGATGAAACCGATGCTCAGATAGTGGATGTGAGAACTGAAGGCGAGTACTCCTCAGGCCACCTGGCTGGCAGCATGAACATAAACATTGCCTCCCCGGACTTCCATGGGGAAGTAAGCAAGCTGGATACAGAGCGTAAGATATACGTGTACTGCGCCATTGGCGGCCGGAGTGCACGCGCGGCTGAGATGATGGCTAACATGGGCTATGAGGTGGTGGATATGAATGGGGGTATTACTGCGTGGAAGAGCGAGGGCAGAGAAACCACGACGGAGTAA
- a CDS encoding glutamine--tRNA ligase/YqeY domain fusion protein produces MSDNPKSLNFIEQIVADDLEAGLAKDKLRFRFPPEPNGYLHIGHASSICLNFGLGERFNAPVNLRFDDTNPAKEEQEYVDAIKRDIEWLGFQWAEECYSSDYFQELYDWAVELIKNGKAYVDEQSAEAMAEQKGTPTTPGTNSPYRDRSVEENLDLFQRMKDGEFEPGTYVLRAKIDMASTNMLMRDPLLYRILNKAHHRTGTDWCVYPMYDWAHGQSDYVEHVSHSICTLEFKPHRELYDWFLDQIADSESLRPKQREFARRNLSYTIMSKRKLLQLVQSGTVAGWDDPRMPTISALRRRGYTPESIRKFSEVSGITKRDSVTDVSLLEFCIREDLNKRATRVMGVLDPVKLVITNYPEGKEEMLEAENNPEDAKAGTHELPFSRELYIEREDFKEEANSKYFRLTIGKEVRLKSAYIIKGESVVKDGDGHITEIHCTADLDSRSGSGTEASQRKVKGTLHWVSIKHAIKAEVREYDRLFLDEAPESHEGKTFMDFINPDSLKVIKEAYLEPFLQQANMDDKFQFQRLGYFTLDKDSTADHLIFNKTVGLKDTWTKQQKAPAQQQKAQPKAKQQQMPERNALSEIQKISKKYTNLSGDKLAKARASIMNLAEGVSYEELKPLFGTSAKKTGTRIGVMLTLGVLLNKGLVRDSEIDAYIESGLEDGNDLLVEEAKALVKG; encoded by the coding sequence ATGTCGGACAACCCCAAGTCACTCAATTTTATAGAACAGATCGTAGCGGATGATCTGGAAGCAGGATTAGCTAAGGATAAGCTACGTTTCAGATTTCCCCCCGAGCCTAACGGCTACCTGCACATCGGGCATGCCTCGTCCATCTGCCTCAACTTCGGGCTGGGTGAGCGCTTTAATGCGCCGGTAAACCTGCGTTTTGACGATACGAACCCTGCGAAAGAAGAGCAGGAGTATGTGGACGCGATTAAGAGAGACATTGAGTGGCTGGGCTTTCAGTGGGCGGAAGAGTGCTATTCGTCTGATTACTTCCAGGAGCTGTACGACTGGGCGGTGGAGCTGATCAAAAACGGCAAGGCCTATGTAGACGAGCAGTCTGCCGAGGCGATGGCGGAGCAGAAAGGCACGCCGACCACACCGGGTACTAATAGCCCCTACCGCGACCGTAGCGTGGAGGAGAACCTGGACCTGTTTCAGCGTATGAAGGACGGCGAGTTTGAGCCGGGTACTTATGTGTTGCGTGCGAAGATAGATATGGCTTCTACGAACATGCTTATGCGCGATCCGCTGCTGTACCGTATCCTTAATAAAGCCCACCACCGCACAGGCACGGACTGGTGTGTGTACCCTATGTATGACTGGGCACACGGGCAGTCGGACTATGTGGAGCATGTGTCGCACTCGATCTGTACGCTGGAGTTTAAGCCTCACCGTGAACTGTATGACTGGTTTCTGGACCAGATCGCGGACAGTGAAAGCCTGCGGCCGAAGCAACGTGAGTTTGCGCGCCGTAACCTGAGCTATACCATTATGAGCAAGCGTAAGCTGCTGCAACTGGTACAGAGCGGCACGGTAGCGGGCTGGGACGATCCCCGCATGCCGACTATTTCTGCGCTGAGGCGCCGGGGGTATACGCCTGAGTCTATCCGCAAGTTCAGCGAGGTATCGGGCATTACGAAGCGGGACAGTGTGACGGATGTTTCGCTGCTGGAGTTCTGCATCCGGGAAGATCTGAATAAGCGGGCTACGCGGGTGATGGGTGTGCTGGATCCGGTGAAGCTGGTGATCACGAACTACCCGGAGGGTAAGGAGGAGATGCTGGAAGCGGAGAATAACCCGGAAGATGCTAAGGCGGGCACGCACGAGCTTCCTTTCTCAAGAGAGCTTTACATAGAAAGGGAGGACTTTAAAGAAGAGGCCAACAGCAAGTACTTCAGGCTGACAATAGGTAAAGAGGTGCGCCTGAAGAGTGCGTATATCATTAAAGGGGAGTCTGTGGTAAAAGATGGGGATGGCCATATCACGGAGATACACTGTACGGCGGACCTGGACTCACGGTCCGGAAGCGGTACGGAGGCAAGCCAGCGCAAGGTGAAAGGCACGCTGCACTGGGTGTCTATCAAGCATGCGATTAAAGCCGAGGTGCGTGAGTACGACCGCCTCTTCCTGGATGAAGCACCGGAGAGCCACGAGGGAAAAACCTTTATGGACTTTATAAACCCGGACTCACTGAAGGTGATCAAAGAGGCTTACCTGGAGCCTTTCCTGCAGCAGGCGAATATGGATGATAAGTTTCAGTTTCAGCGCCTGGGCTACTTCACGCTGGACAAGGACTCAACCGCTGATCACCTGATCTTTAATAAAACGGTAGGCCTTAAAGATACGTGGACGAAGCAGCAGAAGGCGCCTGCACAGCAGCAAAAGGCTCAACCAAAAGCGAAGCAGCAACAGATGCCGGAGCGCAATGCCCTGAGTGAGATACAGAAGATCAGTAAGAAATACACGAACCTGAGCGGTGACAAGCTGGCCAAAGCACGTGCGAGCATCATGAACCTGGCAGAGGGGGTATCTTACGAAGAGCTAAAGCCTCTGTTCGGCACCTCGGCCAAGAAGACGGGTACACGTATAGGTGTCATGCTTACGCTGGGGGTACTCCTGAACAAGGGGCTGGTCCGCGACTCGGAGATAGATGCCTATATTGAGTCCGGTCTGGAGGATGGCAATGACCTGCTGGTGGAAGAGGCGAAGGCGCTGGTGAAGGGGTAG
- a CDS encoding multiprotein-bridging factor 1 family protein: MEAVTAEARLFIYARRQSGLSQRRMATRLCINQSSISKIESGTHRPRVSTIRKLERLMGQSAEHLACLAMGKPIPAPEPQKPAPASEAKVIRLNPRYRKMETSDLAYLRARFFTHAYELERKAMQAAHFLSQKTLKHKLHRLNMEHLEQQYQSAAAIHAHLERAQAPATLQDQTKTALDLAASRLKKQRYYGINIPNAAALAREQMKIEEMRLKVDLLRTNLSQIENILTRRKRPQTTGKGRVVALAANSFPRRQASQQV; encoded by the coding sequence ATGGAAGCAGTGACGGCGGAAGCCAGGCTATTTATATATGCCCGCAGGCAATCGGGGTTGAGCCAGCGTAGGATGGCTACAAGACTCTGCATTAACCAAAGCAGTATCAGTAAGATAGAGAGCGGCACGCACCGCCCGCGGGTAAGCACGATAAGAAAGCTGGAACGCCTGATGGGGCAGTCCGCAGAGCACCTGGCATGCCTGGCCATGGGCAAACCCATTCCTGCCCCGGAACCTCAGAAGCCTGCGCCTGCCAGCGAGGCGAAAGTAATCAGGCTGAATCCCCGCTACCGTAAGATGGAGACGAGCGACCTGGCGTACCTCAGGGCCAGATTCTTTACCCATGCCTATGAGCTGGAGCGTAAGGCCATGCAGGCGGCCCATTTCCTAAGTCAGAAGACATTGAAGCACAAGCTGCACCGCCTGAACATGGAACACTTGGAGCAGCAATACCAAAGCGCTGCCGCCATTCATGCCCACCTGGAGCGTGCCCAAGCGCCGGCCACCCTGCAGGATCAGACAAAAACAGCTCTTGACCTGGCAGCCTCCAGGCTAAAAAAGCAGCGCTACTACGGCATCAACATCCCCAACGCCGCAGCGCTGGCCCGCGAACAAATGAAAATAGAGGAGATGCGGCTGAAAGTTGATTTACTCAGAACAAACCTTTCGCAGATAGAGAACATCCTTACACGCAGGAAGCGGCCTCAAACCACCGGCAAGGGTAGGGTAGTGGCCCTCGCGGCAAATAGCTTCCCCCGCCGACAGGCCTCACAGCAGGTGTAA
- a CDS encoding SPFH domain-containing protein produces MFGLNYVRFDSMNYVMLYQNGNITKEGRGLAFFYWAPNASIVAIPLESNDYQFAFKETTRDYQEVTIQGQITYKVTDPKQLAEILDFTVDSKGRYLKDDPEKIQQRIINQAQTASADIIQKMSIKEALRQLKEIEENIMVQVQNSKTIKMLGLEIMSVNVLAVTPNPEMARALEAQTRESLQKEADQAIYERRNFAVEQERTIRESELNTEIAVEEKQRQIAEKQMQTEVVKQDNEQKLRAMKMTGSIALEEKKQKLIDLRVKNEKKEADVKEYVLTASLRPYRELDWKTLMAINSKGIQAKDNIALAFRELAENADKIGTLNITPDLLDSIMKTAR; encoded by the coding sequence ATGTTTGGATTAAATTACGTCAGGTTCGATTCCATGAACTATGTCATGCTCTATCAGAATGGTAACATCACCAAAGAGGGCAGGGGACTCGCCTTCTTCTACTGGGCGCCAAACGCTTCTATAGTCGCCATACCCCTCGAAAGTAACGACTACCAGTTTGCCTTTAAAGAAACCACACGCGACTACCAGGAAGTCACCATACAGGGGCAGATCACCTACAAAGTGACAGACCCTAAGCAACTCGCAGAAATACTCGACTTTACCGTAGACAGCAAGGGCCGGTACCTCAAAGACGACCCCGAAAAGATCCAGCAAAGAATCATCAACCAAGCCCAGACCGCCAGCGCCGATATTATTCAAAAAATGAGTATAAAAGAGGCGCTGAGGCAACTGAAGGAGATAGAGGAGAACATTATGGTGCAGGTGCAGAACTCCAAAACCATAAAGATGCTGGGGCTCGAGATCATGAGCGTAAACGTACTGGCAGTTACCCCTAATCCCGAAATGGCCCGCGCACTCGAAGCACAAACCCGTGAGAGCCTGCAAAAAGAAGCTGACCAGGCCATCTACGAGCGTCGCAACTTTGCCGTAGAGCAGGAGCGCACCATCAGGGAAAGTGAGCTCAACACCGAAATAGCCGTAGAAGAAAAGCAACGCCAGATTGCAGAAAAGCAGATGCAAACCGAAGTAGTGAAGCAGGATAACGAGCAGAAACTTCGCGCCATGAAGATGACAGGCAGCATTGCACTGGAAGAGAAAAAGCAGAAGCTCATAGACCTGCGGGTAAAGAATGAGAAAAAAGAAGCCGATGTAAAAGAGTATGTGCTTACCGCCTCTTTACGACCCTACCGCGAGCTGGACTGGAAGACCCTCATGGCCATAAATAGCAAAGGCATACAGGCAAAAGACAACATCGCCCTCGCCTTTCGCGAGCTCGCAGAAAATGCAGACAAGATCGGCACGCTGAACATCACACCCGACCTGCTCGACAGCATCATGAAAACCGCGAGGTGA
- a CDS encoding NUDIX domain-containing protein, producing MPDQSIKLTVDAVVFGYEPEPRISVLLIKRKYQPFKDQWALPGGFVQTTESLEEAVLRELQEETGIEAGYLEQLYTFGAPQRDPRQRIVSVAYFGLVRPDTHQLSASTDAREANWFDIQELPELAFDHKEILDTAFKRLRAKITYEPIGFELLDERFPFSDLENLYSTLLGRDIDRRNFRKKILSYGLLDELDEKVSRGAGRPANLFRFNKDRYFQLKKEGILFEI from the coding sequence ATGCCCGACCAATCCATTAAACTCACTGTAGACGCCGTGGTCTTTGGCTATGAGCCCGAGCCACGCATTTCCGTTTTACTCATCAAAAGAAAGTACCAGCCTTTCAAAGACCAGTGGGCGCTGCCCGGCGGCTTTGTGCAAACCACTGAATCACTCGAAGAAGCCGTGCTTCGTGAGTTGCAGGAAGAAACAGGCATAGAGGCAGGCTACCTCGAGCAGCTATACACCTTCGGGGCGCCGCAGCGCGACCCCCGGCAGCGAATTGTGTCCGTGGCCTACTTCGGGCTCGTGCGCCCGGATACACACCAGCTATCTGCCTCTACCGATGCGCGGGAAGCCAATTGGTTTGATATACAAGAGCTACCTGAGCTCGCCTTTGACCATAAGGAAATACTCGATACCGCTTTTAAAAGGCTCAGGGCCAAGATCACCTATGAGCCCATCGGATTTGAACTCCTGGATGAGCGCTTTCCCTTCTCTGACCTCGAAAACCTCTACAGCACACTCCTGGGCAGAGATATTGACCGCCGTAACTTCCGCAAAAAGATCCTTAGCTATGGCCTGCTCGATGAGCTGGACGAGAAAGTATCGCGTGGCGCCGGGCGGCCCGCAAACCTCTTCCGGTTTAATAAAGACAGGTACTTTCAACTGAAGAAAGAAGGCATCCTCTTCGAGATATAA
- a CDS encoding endonuclease domain-containing protein yields MKYLPHLRERRRELRNNATSAEATLWTLLRKNQAYGLKFRRQVSILNYIVDFYCESAKLIIELDGEVHNDVLVNTADYERDKKLESLGFTVLRFENDTVFLHPEGILESIRVAAFK; encoded by the coding sequence ATGAAATACCTGCCACATTTGCGGGAGCGCAGGAGAGAACTGCGTAATAATGCCACTTCCGCCGAAGCAACTCTCTGGACCTTACTAAGAAAAAATCAGGCCTACGGGCTTAAGTTTCGCCGGCAGGTTAGCATCCTTAACTACATTGTGGATTTCTATTGTGAGTCTGCCAAACTGATCATCGAACTGGATGGAGAAGTCCATAATGATGTGCTCGTCAATACAGCAGATTACGAGAGAGATAAAAAGCTTGAATCACTAGGCTTCACCGTACTCCGCTTTGAGAATGATACCGTCTTTCTCCATCCGGAGGGGATATTAGAGTCTATTAGAGTAGCGGCTTTTAAGTAG
- a CDS encoding GIN domain-containing protein, whose product MKYKHIWLLALSVLAFSCSDDDGHMAAPDNNDDNPAEITGRDVTLRPGDIDDIHLFNVPARFEVADNISAGEVRITSDEDMDDKISYYIENGQLHLEGDGSGGVIIYTHPDNLRKLVVRGNEEVYFEQSPELDYLEIETQGNSVLRIDDMKIRNLVTRREGGSRMYFSSLLSAFNEDTLYLDQPDVVLLEDHYLVYAEAGNEYLLFAPFIEVRNDSVIAYRDDTDNLVSYFLTQTHETRSLGNSELHTFELPTLRVNARVNGNTETNIWAADYLEVEGVGNSTVNYIGDPATELDLNGQAEVIKVD is encoded by the coding sequence ATGAAATACAAACATATCTGGCTTCTGGCCCTGTCTGTATTAGCCTTTTCCTGTAGTGATGATGACGGTCACATGGCCGCACCAGACAATAACGATGATAACCCCGCAGAGATAACCGGACGCGATGTAACCCTGAGACCCGGTGATATAGATGATATCCACTTATTTAATGTGCCTGCGCGCTTTGAAGTAGCAGATAACATAAGTGCCGGCGAGGTAAGAATAACCTCCGATGAGGATATGGATGATAAGATAAGCTACTACATAGAAAATGGCCAACTGCACCTGGAGGGCGATGGCAGCGGTGGCGTCATTATCTATACACATCCTGATAACCTCCGCAAGCTGGTAGTAAGAGGGAATGAAGAAGTCTACTTTGAACAGTCACCAGAGCTGGACTACCTGGAGATAGAAACCCAGGGAAACAGCGTACTCCGTATTGATGATATGAAAATACGCAACCTCGTAACCCGCCGCGAGGGAGGTAGCCGCATGTATTTCAGCAGCCTGCTATCCGCCTTTAACGAAGATACACTTTACCTCGACCAACCCGATGTCGTCCTATTGGAAGATCATTATTTAGTGTATGCAGAGGCTGGTAACGAATACCTCCTTTTCGCCCCCTTCATTGAAGTCCGTAATGACTCAGTGATAGCATACAGGGATGATACTGATAACCTCGTGAGTTACTTTCTGACCCAGACCCATGAAACGCGCAGCCTCGGTAATTCAGAGTTACACACCTTTGAACTTCCCACCTTACGCGTGAATGCTCGCGTAAACGGCAATACCGAAACTAACATATGGGCAGCCGATTACCTGGAAGTAGAAGGCGTAGGCAACTCTACGGTGAACTACATAGGTGATCCCGCCACAGAACTGGACCTCAACGGCCAGGCGGAAGTAATAAAAGTAGACTAA
- a CDS encoding sterol desaturase family protein, with protein sequence MDIVKVIKDGYQGYANYLWEEIAHPQWHSYFYWLVGISLFFLAVEWLRPWRKDQPRFRKDFWLDAFYMFFNFFLFSLVIYNAASEAVVYLFIEGLASVGITNLVAFEVMSWPVWAHLLVGFVVRDFVQWWVHRLLHGVPALWEFHKVHHSVEQMGFAAHLRYHWMETVVYRTIEYIPLALIGIGLRDFFIIHIITLAIGHFNHANIRLPLGPLKYLFNNPQMHIWHHAYDLPEGRKHGVNFGITLSLWDYLFGTTYMPHEGRDIKLGFPGVERFPQGFIKQNLHGITKLNSRVPEEKHVIKRV encoded by the coding sequence TTGGATATAGTAAAGGTCATAAAAGACGGCTACCAGGGGTATGCTAATTACCTGTGGGAGGAAATAGCTCATCCACAATGGCACAGCTATTTTTACTGGCTGGTGGGTATCTCGCTGTTTTTCCTGGCAGTAGAGTGGCTGCGGCCATGGCGCAAAGATCAGCCACGCTTCCGGAAGGACTTCTGGCTGGATGCTTTCTACATGTTCTTCAATTTCTTTTTGTTTTCACTGGTCATCTATAATGCGGCATCAGAAGCAGTGGTGTATCTTTTTATAGAAGGGCTTGCCAGTGTGGGTATTACTAACCTGGTGGCCTTTGAGGTGATGTCGTGGCCTGTATGGGCCCACCTGCTGGTAGGCTTTGTGGTGCGTGATTTTGTGCAGTGGTGGGTACACCGTCTGCTGCATGGGGTACCTGCCTTGTGGGAGTTTCATAAGGTGCATCACTCTGTGGAGCAAATGGGTTTTGCTGCTCACCTGCGGTATCACTGGATGGAGACGGTGGTGTATCGAACGATCGAGTATATTCCGCTGGCACTGATCGGTATAGGCCTTCGGGACTTTTTTATCATTCATATTATTACGCTTGCGATTGGCCACTTTAATCATGCTAATATCCGCCTGCCTCTGGGCCCTTTAAAATATCTATTCAATAACCCTCAGATGCACATCTGGCACCACGCGTATGACTTGCCGGAAGGGAGAAAGCACGGGGTGAACTTTGGCATTACGCTAAGCCTGTGGGACTATCTCTTCGGGACTACTTATATGCCACATGAGGGGCGGGACATCAAGCTGGGATTTCCGGGGGTGGAGAGGTTTCCGCAGGGGTTTATTAAGCAGAACCTGCATGGTATTACTAAGTTAAATAGCAGGGTACCTGAGGAGAAGCATGTAATTAAACGAGTGTAA
- a CDS encoding sugar kinase has product MEIDKAIIIRDKTRLEQLIERFNSKAQARFYIERSGQDFPLYEQEHEVFYQSLKQVQDTVARWLKYKVLDRALLPTYIFTPADLLIVIGQDGLVANTAKYVNNLPIIGVNPNPQQYDGILLPHTPEKLPSTLQNVLADNYKVKRVTMAEAKLNDGQRLLAFNDFYIGAASHVSSRYTISYDGLVENQSSSGIIISTGAGSTGWLSSVFNMACNLSEQALPDRSMASLTLDWEAEKLVFVVREPFRSKVTQATLGYGLITKDKSLQIESKMPTRGVIFSDGIEADFLHFNAGSKVAISLAREKACLVV; this is encoded by the coding sequence ATGGAAATAGATAAAGCCATCATCATACGTGATAAAACCAGGCTCGAGCAGCTCATTGAGCGCTTTAACTCTAAGGCCCAGGCCCGTTTTTACATAGAGCGCAGCGGGCAGGACTTTCCCCTGTATGAGCAGGAGCATGAGGTGTTTTACCAGAGCCTGAAGCAGGTGCAGGATACAGTAGCCAGGTGGCTCAAGTACAAGGTGCTGGATAGAGCACTACTGCCTACCTACATCTTTACGCCGGCGGACCTGCTCATCGTGATTGGGCAGGATGGCCTGGTGGCAAATACCGCCAAGTACGTAAACAACCTGCCAATAATAGGCGTAAACCCCAACCCCCAGCAGTACGATGGCATATTACTCCCCCACACACCCGAAAAGCTGCCCTCAACCCTGCAAAATGTGCTGGCAGACAATTACAAGGTAAAAAGAGTAACCATGGCAGAGGCAAAGCTGAACGACGGGCAGCGTCTACTCGCATTCAATGACTTCTACATCGGTGCGGCAAGCCACGTGTCCAGCCGCTACACCATCAGCTATGACGGGCTCGTAGAAAACCAGTCCAGCAGCGGCATTATCATATCCACCGGTGCGGGCAGCACCGGGTGGCTCAGTTCCGTATTCAATATGGCCTGTAACCTCAGCGAGCAGGCACTGCCGGACAGGAGCATGGCAAGCCTCACCCTTGACTGGGAAGCAGAGAAGCTCGTGTTCGTAGTCCGCGAACCCTTCCGCAGTAAAGTCACCCAGGCCACCCTCGGCTATGGCCTCATCACCAAAGACAAAAGCCTGCAGATAGAATCAAAGATGCCCACCCGAGGCGTCATCTTCAGCGACGGCATAGAAGCCGACTTCCTCCACTTCAATGCAGGCAGCAAAGTAGCCATAAGCCTCGCCAGGGAAAAAGCCTGTTTGGTGGTGTAG